Proteins found in one Mycoplasma ovis str. Michigan genomic segment:
- a CDS encoding DUF5385 family protein: MASSVYSLLPVFFIIGAFYFITKKRREQQTKQLNRKDDIWYVVKEYLKLSGRQGYKLSDLSLYPRAQSISTLREYIFEVKQSLKVENARLKGIKLSPRKLKRKAKWSKWIPFSEKPVKVFPKEERYHKKIELKTLAILSQKFSFYREYFEIYKRVAKTEKFQRLIKTRLLGEAISKVTKQKKKIISRNRYLVCFRTIDKNQSLNPWEAIEIELFKNPKKSSKEKYKILFTSALNYRDELHWIYAMQLKYFKNKKAAEKQNRIDKENLERKRRNKQIIMKLFLPLLTLFKLKKTKKEI, translated from the coding sequence TTGGCTAGTTCTGTTTACTCGCTTTTACCTGTCTTTTTTATCATTGGAGCTTTCTATTTCATTACAAAAAAAAGAAGAGAGCAACAAACTAAACAACTTAACAGAAAAGATGACATTTGATATGTAGTTAAAGAATATCTAAAGCTTTCGGGGAGGCAGGGATATAAATTATCTGATCTTTCCCTGTATCCTAGAGCACAATCCATCTCAACTTTAAGAGAATACATATTTGAAGTTAAGCAGAGCTTAAAAGTTGAGAATGCTAGACTAAAGGGAATTAAGTTAAGTCCTAGAAAACTAAAAAGAAAGGCTAAGTGAAGTAAGTGAATTCCTTTTTCTGAAAAGCCAGTTAAGGTTTTTCCAAAAGAGGAAAGATATCACAAAAAAATAGAGTTAAAAACTTTAGCTATATTGTCCCAAAAGTTTTCTTTCTACAGAGAATATTTCGAAATTTACAAAAGAGTGGCTAAAACAGAAAAATTTCAAAGATTAATTAAGACAAGATTACTTGGAGAGGCTATTTCAAAAGTTACTAAACAAAAAAAGAAAATCATCAGTAGAAATAGATACTTAGTTTGTTTTAGAACTATTGATAAAAATCAATCTCTAAATCCTTGAGAAGCAATAGAGATTGAATTATTTAAAAATCCAAAAAAGAGCTCTAAGGAGAAATACAAAATATTATTTACTTCCGCTTTAAATTACAGAGATGAACTTCACTGAATATATGCAATGCAACTTAAATATTTCAAGAATAAAAAAGCTGCAGAAAAACAAAATCGAATAGATAAAGAAAATTTAGAGAGAAAAAGAAGAAATAAACAAATTATTATGAAGTTATTTCTTCCATTATTAACTCTCTTTAAGCTAAAGAAAACTAAGAAAGAGATTTAA
- a CDS encoding DUF2779 domain-containing protein → MKKAQEASNSKDFLSGLFELWDWKETNLSQKYYFFKGTKGQWEEFLEHKKKNNIDSFFVYCPEITINNFSEDGLDLILNPSGLFFSGDNLILFLFSYSANPNSTYLPEFLFYHLCFQKYLNLEIQEFFITWFDKSGKVQISNYLPSVKKVNKLSNPDYLKISELLGVQSFEGKLPLNFVEKASNTQNQAKDQEERIFKTTEIMKKHFSNRIQKLTELSKNLLIQLPENLKTLSEWHKSINWVNLISLDSLESNYQVSIQFKQFEIDTSIYKKTLKLLYPSFSIISFSLWSRFKGVFELIKELNKNHLTSIPAQDSFWDSFLSFSFSKYSGISKEINDFFLSREGLQRLSKELLEIKWKVYYDFESYEETLTQLSIQIFSDKNLYLKENLILESKDVLEDFEKQIIYKLAIPLLKYESNSENEDLEYLKKRIVYISFNKSFECEWLKRLAEKYKQKNQELYVFSNLIKSLTMDLSDWFKFSKNLSLNLISPLGGAHSLKKLTKLVAEKKYSEIELVQEGRAAQLLFFYFYLLEDKLSNHHLSSKHWIIKENNSSPLKEQLKEYCELDVENMVLAVKWLEKEYKNQEGSLVNQRDILSFISWIKDQKACVFNILIQDYINWKLT, encoded by the coding sequence ATGAAAAAAGCGCAAGAAGCCTCAAATAGCAAAGACTTTCTTTCAGGCTTATTTGAGCTTTGAGATTGAAAAGAAACTAATTTATCTCAAAAATATTACTTTTTTAAGGGAACAAAGGGACAGTGAGAGGAATTTCTAGAACACAAAAAGAAAAATAATATAGACAGTTTTTTTGTTTACTGTCCGGAAATTACAATCAACAATTTCTCGGAAGATGGGTTAGATTTAATTCTTAATCCTAGTGGATTATTTTTTTCTGGTGATAACTTGATATTGTTTCTTTTTTCTTATTCTGCGAATCCCAACTCAACTTATCTTCCAGAATTTCTTTTTTATCATCTATGTTTTCAAAAATATTTGAATTTAGAAATCCAAGAATTTTTTATTACCTGATTTGATAAATCTGGTAAAGTACAAATTTCTAATTATCTGCCTTCAGTTAAAAAAGTCAATAAATTATCTAATCCGGATTATTTAAAAATATCTGAACTTTTAGGGGTTCAAAGTTTTGAGGGAAAACTACCTTTGAACTTTGTTGAAAAAGCTTCCAATACTCAAAACCAAGCCAAAGATCAAGAGGAAAGAATCTTTAAAACCACAGAAATTATGAAAAAGCATTTTTCTAATAGAATTCAAAAATTAACTGAGTTATCTAAAAATCTTTTAATTCAACTGCCTGAAAATTTAAAAACTCTTTCAGAATGGCATAAATCAATTAATTGAGTTAACTTAATTTCATTAGACTCACTAGAATCTAATTATCAAGTTTCAATTCAATTTAAGCAATTTGAAATTGACACATCTATTTATAAAAAAACTCTGAAGCTTTTATACCCTAGTTTTTCTATTATTTCTTTTTCTCTGTGATCTCGCTTCAAAGGAGTTTTTGAATTAATAAAAGAGCTAAATAAAAATCACTTAACTTCAATACCCGCTCAAGATTCTTTCTGAGATTCTTTTTTATCATTCTCTTTTTCTAAATATTCTGGCATTTCTAAAGAAATAAATGATTTCTTTCTTTCCAGAGAGGGATTACAAAGATTAAGTAAAGAGTTATTGGAAATTAAATGAAAAGTCTATTATGACTTTGAATCCTATGAGGAAACTTTAACTCAATTATCCATACAGATTTTTAGTGATAAAAATCTCTATCTTAAGGAAAACTTAATACTAGAAAGTAAAGATGTTTTAGAAGATTTTGAAAAACAAATTATCTACAAACTAGCTATTCCATTACTTAAATACGAGTCTAATTCGGAAAACGAAGACTTGGAATATCTAAAAAAAAGGATAGTTTATATCTCATTCAACAAATCTTTTGAATGTGAGTGATTAAAAAGACTTGCTGAGAAATATAAACAAAAAAATCAAGAACTTTATGTTTTTTCTAATCTAATTAAGTCTCTAACTATGGATTTAAGTGATTGATTTAAATTTTCCAAGAATCTTTCACTTAACTTAATCTCCCCTTTAGGTGGGGCGCATAGTCTTAAAAAATTAACTAAATTAGTTGCTGAAAAAAAATATTCTGAAATTGAATTAGTCCAAGAGGGGAGAGCCGCCCAACTACTATTCTTCTACTTTTATCTCTTAGAAGATAAATTATCTAATCATCATTTATCTTCTAAGCATTGAATAATTAAGGAAAACAATTCCTCCCCCTTAAAAGAGCAGCTAAAAGAATATTGTGAACTAGATGTTGAAAATATGGTTTTGGCAGTTAAGTGACTGGAAAAAGAATATAAAAATCAAGAGGGAAGTTTAGTTAACCAGAGAGATATCTTGAGTTTTATTAGTTGAATTAAAGACCAAAAAGCCTGTGTTTTTAATATTTTGATTCAAGACTATATCAATTGAAAATTGACCTAG
- a CDS encoding phosphatidate cytidylyltransferase: protein MLSLWFSNQEKKERTKHCFYLLGFFVVLSTLLICWITPLLANSSGSFPLSSVFSSLKKQSSLTQTFKYLGLTTITVFSFIFVFGSIKEIFSLITPPSQYRRAKRYHWLFTFLTFIPLICTLCVSKNSNSWEISSATHYLFFQFYFFVANRIGWKFFIKFLLPDITEESSVIVKKVGGKLIRQHYLGWTSFFLLSFFLPIWALLLVIAISFFNNSFSFVFGRKLGSTRLSEFNPTKTLEGSICSSLLSCIVFSVLSVFVFKSNLFGKGNFHNNEIGFISFVIFLVGAVSILSNWGDCTFSLCKRALGYKNFGRLFGIKVGGFWDRFDSLSSSLFFTSILFWFTLAIVTKKLGLTG from the coding sequence GTGCTTTCTCTCTGATTTTCCAATCAGGAGAAAAAAGAAAGAACCAAACACTGTTTTTATTTACTTGGATTTTTTGTTGTACTTTCAACTCTTTTAATTTGTTGAATTACACCTTTATTAGCTAATTCTTCAGGTTCTTTTCCACTATCCAGCGTATTTTCCTCACTTAAGAAACAAAGTAGTTTAACCCAAACTTTCAAATATTTAGGGCTAACAACTATAACTGTTTTTAGCTTCATTTTTGTCTTTGGGAGTATTAAAGAAATTTTTTCCTTAATAACTCCTCCTTCACAGTATAGAAGGGCTAAAAGATATCACTGACTTTTCACATTTTTAACTTTTATTCCGTTAATTTGTACATTATGTGTATCCAAAAATAGTAATTCATGAGAGATTTCTAGTGCGACTCACTATTTATTCTTTCAGTTTTATTTCTTTGTTGCTAACAGAATAGGTTGAAAATTCTTTATTAAGTTTTTGTTACCTGATATTACTGAGGAATCCTCAGTAATTGTTAAAAAAGTAGGAGGAAAGTTAATTAGACAACACTATTTAGGTTGAACTTCTTTTTTCCTATTATCTTTCTTCTTGCCTATATGAGCTTTATTGTTGGTTATTGCTATTTCCTTTTTCAATAATTCCTTTTCTTTTGTATTTGGTAGAAAGCTGGGATCAACTAGATTGTCTGAATTTAATCCAACTAAGACATTAGAAGGATCCATCTGTTCCTCCCTATTATCTTGCATTGTTTTTTCTGTTTTAAGTGTTTTTGTTTTCAAATCAAATTTATTTGGAAAGGGAAACTTTCACAATAATGAGATTGGATTTATCTCTTTTGTGATCTTTTTAGTTGGAGCTGTGTCCATTCTGTCTAATTGAGGAGATTGCACTTTTAGCCTTTGCAAAAGAGCATTAGGCTATAAAAATTTTGGAAGATTATTTGGAATAAAGGTAGGGGGTTTTTGAGACAGATTTGACAGCCTATCTTCTTCTTTATTTTTTACTTCAATATTGTTCTGATTTACATTGGCAATAGTAACTAAAAAGTTAGGACTTACAGGCTAG
- a CDS encoding ribosome-recycling factor, whose product MESLKQDFSKIRSTMLEKFEEFSILRLNPKHFYSIKVDQEGQISSLVELASINPESARMLLIKPYIVTQKVLHEIEKAIKKSKPNVTINTKNNELTCSIPEPTSEIREEKIKSSKQVVEEAKIALRTKRQDLLKKFKSWYPSENELHSNKNLLEKEIAKYLSEIEYDWSQKEKELRQLK is encoded by the coding sequence GTGGAAAGTCTGAAACAAGACTTTTCCAAAATAAGGAGCACAATGTTAGAAAAATTCGAAGAATTTAGTATTCTAAGACTTAATCCTAAGCATTTTTACAGCATCAAAGTAGATCAAGAAGGTCAAATAAGTTCTTTAGTTGAGCTAGCCTCTATTAATCCTGAATCAGCTAGGATGTTATTAATAAAACCTTACATAGTAACACAAAAAGTGTTACATGAAATAGAAAAGGCAATTAAAAAGTCAAAGCCTAATGTAACAATAAACACTAAAAATAATGAGTTAACTTGTTCTATCCCCGAACCAACTTCAGAGATCAGAGAAGAAAAAATTAAGAGTAGTAAGCAAGTAGTCGAAGAAGCTAAGATAGCTCTTCGAACTAAGAGACAAGACTTGCTTAAAAAATTTAAAAGTTGATATCCTTCTGAAAATGAATTACATTCCAATAAAAACTTATTGGAAAAAGAAATTGCCAAATATCTTTCAGAAATTGAATATGATTGGTCACAAAAAGAAAAAGAGCTAAGACAACTGAAGTAA
- a CDS encoding amino acid kinase family protein — translation MSTKTRLLLKISGGALASETNPFSENKLQNLAIQLKELSQLYSLGIVVGGGNIWRGREGRLTFLKSNERDYVGMVSTIINCFVLQKALESEGLSVKLFSALEVERITDKYTLSEIESSLRTGDIALFAGGVGEPSYSTDSAAIIRAIEIGAKQVLIGKEGVKGIYDKDPNVFEDAVFLSKVSYDEIISKDLKILDQSSINLARDNKLRLLLFNQEVDNSFIKALKGEIEFSEVV, via the coding sequence ATGTCAACTAAAACAAGATTACTCCTGAAGATTAGCGGAGGAGCCTTAGCTTCAGAAACAAATCCATTTTCTGAAAACAAACTTCAAAATCTAGCTATACAACTAAAAGAGTTATCACAACTATATTCTCTTGGTATAGTTGTTGGGGGAGGGAATATTTGAAGAGGAAGAGAAGGTAGACTGACTTTTCTTAAGTCAAATGAAAGAGACTACGTTGGAATGGTTTCAACAATTATTAATTGTTTTGTGTTGCAAAAAGCCCTAGAGTCTGAAGGTTTGTCTGTTAAATTATTTTCTGCCTTGGAAGTTGAAAGAATAACAGACAAATATACACTTTCAGAGATTGAATCTTCTCTTAGAACTGGAGATATAGCTTTATTTGCCGGAGGAGTGGGAGAACCTAGTTACAGCACTGACAGTGCTGCAATTATTAGAGCCATTGAGATTGGTGCTAAACAAGTATTAATTGGAAAAGAGGGAGTAAAAGGTATTTATGACAAAGATCCAAATGTTTTTGAAGATGCAGTTTTTTTGTCTAAAGTAAGTTACGATGAAATAATTTCTAAAGATTTAAAAATTCTAGATCAATCATCTATCAATCTAGCTAGAGATAACAAGTTAAGACTATTGCTCTTTAACCAAGAAGTTGATAATAGTTTTATTAAGGCCTTAAAAGGGGAGATAGAGTTTTCAGAGGTGGTTTAA
- the atpD gene encoding F0F1 ATP synthase subunit beta, producing MITEERMQGYISQVSGPIVDMVFPISDQPAIYEKIELCEQSSKAELKGAVFEVAQLLGDGRVRTIALTQTIGLFRGMKVLRTGEPLKVPVGENTLGRMFNVIGNTIDHLPELPLTECRSIHANPPSLEDQTENLELLETGIKVIDLLVPFSKGGKIGLFGGAGVGKTVIVQELIHNVVTKHGGLSIFVGVGERSREGNDLYFEMLNSGVLKNTVLLFGQMNEVPGARLRVAFSGLTMAEYFRDDLFKDVLLFIDNVFRFAQAGSEVSALLGRTPSAVGYQPTLAYEMGKLQERITSTKKGSITSVQAVYVPADDLTDPAPAAIFSHLDAKIVLDRKIAALGLYPAISPLLSSSNLLTPKVVGEEHFKIANEVVRILQKYEELQDIISILGIDELSDEEKNLVYRARKIRNFFSQPFFVAEKFTNIPGKYLSREETLNSFKSILDGEVDELPEEAFFYVGGIEEVKVKAEQLKQEQGVSK from the coding sequence TGATTACAGAAGAAAGAATGCAAGGTTACATCTCACAAGTATCAGGTCCAATTGTAGATATGGTTTTTCCTATTTCTGATCAGCCTGCAATCTATGAGAAGATAGAACTTTGTGAACAAAGTTCTAAAGCAGAGCTAAAGGGAGCTGTTTTTGAAGTTGCACAACTGTTAGGAGACGGTAGAGTTAGAACTATCGCTTTAACCCAAACAATAGGGTTATTCAGAGGGATGAAAGTTCTAAGAACAGGGGAACCTCTGAAGGTTCCTGTTGGTGAAAACACTCTTGGGAGAATGTTCAATGTTATTGGAAATACCATAGATCATTTGCCAGAATTACCGCTTACTGAATGTAGATCTATTCACGCCAATCCACCATCCTTGGAGGATCAAACAGAAAATTTGGAGTTATTGGAAACTGGGATAAAAGTTATAGATTTACTAGTTCCCTTCTCTAAGGGTGGAAAAATTGGATTATTTGGTGGAGCTGGAGTTGGTAAGACTGTTATTGTTCAAGAATTAATTCACAATGTTGTAACTAAGCATGGTGGTCTTTCAATTTTTGTAGGAGTTGGTGAAAGATCAAGAGAAGGTAATGACCTTTATTTTGAGATGTTGAATAGTGGAGTTCTTAAGAATACAGTCTTGCTCTTTGGACAAATGAATGAGGTTCCTGGTGCTAGATTAAGAGTTGCATTTAGTGGATTGACAATGGCTGAATATTTCAGAGATGATTTGTTCAAAGATGTTTTGTTGTTCATTGACAATGTTTTCAGATTTGCACAAGCAGGATCAGAAGTTTCTGCACTTCTCGGAAGAACTCCTTCAGCAGTTGGCTATCAACCAACTCTTGCATATGAAATGGGAAAACTACAAGAAAGAATCACTTCAACTAAAAAAGGATCTATTACATCTGTGCAAGCTGTGTATGTTCCGGCAGATGATTTGACAGACCCTGCTCCAGCAGCAATTTTCTCACATCTTGATGCAAAAATTGTTTTGGATAGAAAGATAGCTGCATTAGGACTTTATCCAGCTATTTCTCCACTCTTGTCTTCTTCCAATTTGTTAACCCCAAAGGTAGTCGGGGAAGAACACTTCAAGATTGCTAATGAAGTAGTGAGAATACTTCAAAAATATGAGGAACTTCAAGATATTATCTCTATTCTTGGGATAGATGAATTAAGCGATGAAGAGAAGAATTTGGTATATAGAGCAAGAAAAATTAGAAACTTCTTCTCTCAACCTTTCTTTGTTGCAGAGAAATTTACAAATATTCCCGGTAAATATCTTTCCAGAGAAGAGACATTAAATTCTTTCAAGTCTATATTGGACGGTGAAGTTGATGAACTTCCTGAAGAAGCCTTCTTTTATGTAGGGGGAATAGAAGAAGTTAAGGTCAAAGCGGAACAACTAAAACAAGAACAAGGAGTTTCAAAATAA